Within Leptospira brenneri, the genomic segment TTTATGTGTGAGAACAATGAGCCTTTCTTTTGGAACTTTTCCCGTCAGAGAAAGTAACTTTTCATACCCAAGGTTTTTTAAAATCTGGAAGGATTTTTTGGGGCCAAGTTTTTCTAAATACTGATAAACACTTTGGATTGTAACGAGAACTTCTTTCATTTGCCCCAACTTTGGATACAAACTGTCAGAATCTTCGTAAAATTCCAGAGAAATTCCTTTCCGAATCTGTTAAATTTTGCAAAATGGAAGAGTGAAGCTACGCCATCTTTGGGTTCTGATGTTTTTTTTCGCTTTAGGAGTAGGGGGGCTCACTTATTTCAAGATAACGCCCTATGACCATTCCCTTTCTGCTTTAATAGGAATCTGGGAAGGTTTTTACGAAATCAATCCAGATTTAGTCGATCCCAATTTTGTGATTTATAAATCGGGAGGTTACGACGGGCAGTTTTTTTATTTTCTCGCAAAAGATCTGTTCGCCTCTGGTGATTGGGGTCTAATTGTAGACTCTTATCATTTTCGATTCCACAGAATCGGCCTTTCTTTATTCGCTGGTGTTATTTCCAAACTCATTGGTTTTTCGTATTATCCAGAGATCACTCTTTGTTTTCTTTTTATACTATTTTTTCTATCTGTATTTTGTTTGTATTCTCTTCTCCCCGAAAAAAACAAATGGATGATTGTTTTTTATTTATTCTCTCCCTTCTCTTTAAACTCAAATTTACTTTTAGTTGCAGATTCACTCTTTGTTAGCTTTGGGATCATTGCTTTTTATTTTTATCAAAATAAAAAAGACCTACTTGCTGTTTTCTTTTTTTTCCTGATGGTAATCACTCGCGAGTTGGGTGTATTATTTCTTGCACCGATCCTTCTCAAAAATCTAAAAGATAAAGAATGGAGAAATGTATTCCTATATTCATTTCCTGCGTTTGCATTCATTTGCCTCGTAGGGTATGGACTACTTTATCCACCAAACCATCTAGGAACCAATCCTCTTGGCTTTCGAGATATGACAGACCTTCCATTATTTGGTTTTTTTAAAAGTTTTAAGGAAGGAGACTCTTTTCAGTTCAAACTCAAAGAACTACCCAAAATTTTGTTTTTTGTTTCC encodes:
- a CDS encoding AZOBR_p60025 family cell surface glycopolymer formation protein, with amino-acid sequence MQNGRVKLRHLWVLMFFFALGVGGLTYFKITPYDHSLSALIGIWEGFYEINPDLVDPNFVIYKSGGYDGQFFYFLAKDLFASGDWGLIVDSYHFRFHRIGLSLFAGVISKLIGFSYYPEITLCFLFILFFLSVFCLYSLLPEKNKWMIVFYLFSPFSLNSNLLLVADSLFVSFGIIAFYFYQNKKDLLAVFFFFLMVITRELGVLFLAPILLKNLKDKEWRNVFLYSFPAFAFICLVGYGLLYPPNHLGTNPLGFRDMTDLPLFGFFKSFKEGDSFQFKLKELPKILFFVSFVALTITSIQSLKKSFSTDIYLLVPIFGSLFVILIAEQGYWRSFDNLSRMFTLILPFSLLLEKAREKLFLRLFLGISITLFVFLIVRILWITQTKEFFLNQ